One Drosophila virilis strain 15010-1051.87 chromosome 5, Dvir_AGI_RSII-ME, whole genome shotgun sequence DNA window includes the following coding sequences:
- the Mal-A6 gene encoding maltase A3, which yields MAHLFKLLVTLLCLGLQCGLSQAAAVDLESVSSSSSSSEATRDWWQVAQFYQIYPRSFKDSNGDGIGDLQGIISKLDYLKDLGVTATWLSPIYTSPMADFGYDIADFFDIQAEYGTLTDFDELIAAANERGLKIILDFVPNHSSDENVWFQKSVRREKGYEDYYVWHDGYLNATTGQREPPSNWLQAFRGSAWEWNEQRGQYYLHQFAVKQPDLNYRNPAVVAQMKRVLTYWLDRGVAGFRIDAVPWCFEVVPDAQGRYPDEPLSGYTDDPDDSSYLKHIYTQDLPETVDMVYQWRQLLDDYKRIHGGDTRVLMVETYSGLDYVMQFYGNRTTKGAQIPFNFQFIVGGQGDKNNTQLNAVGFVKIINSWLTQMPAGQTANWVMGNHDQRRVGSRYGEDRIDLMNMLQMFLPGVSITYQGEELGMTDLDISWEDTRDPAACNSNENIYEQFTRDPARTPFQWSSEQNAGFSSNSTTWLPINPNYVTVNVETESAADSSHLKLYKLLVQLRQSKTLQYGATRYAAVNDNVVAIKRSLSGQPTYVLVANVLGTSVSGVDVASALYASGSYKITLLNPQAQAVVGASVTLNSLSLPPYAALIVESV from the exons ATGGCGCATTTATTCAAGTTGTTAGTCACATTGCTGTGCTTGGGGCTGCAGTGCGGCCTGAGCCAGGCAGCTGCTGTGGATCTGGAGAgcgtgagcagcagcagcagcagcagcgaagcTACTCGCGATTGGTGGCAGGTGGCACAGTTTTATCAGATCTATCCACGCTCCTTTAAGGATTCGAATGGCGATGGTATCGGCGATTTGCAGGGAATCATTTCCAAGCTGGATTATCTCAAGGATCTGGGCGTTACGGCCACTTGGCTGTCGCCCATTTATACCTCGCCCATGGCTGACTTTGGCTATGACATAGCCGATTTCTTTGACATTCAGGCGGAATACGGCACTCTAACGGACTTTGATGAGCTCATTGCGGCTGCCAACGAACGTGGACTTAAGATCATACTCGACTTTGTGCCGAACCACTCGAGTGATGAGAACGTCTGGTTCCAAAAGTCGGTGCGTCGCGAGAAGGGCTACGAGGATTATTATGTGTGGCACGATGGCTACTTGAATGCCACCACTGGCCAGAGGGAACCGCCGTCTAACTGGCTTCAGGCCTTCCGAGGCAGCGCCTGGGAGTGGAACGAGCAGCGTGGCCAATATTACCTGCATCAGTTCGCTGTGAAGCAGCCCGATCTAAACTATCGCAATCCCGCGGTCGTGGCCCAGATGAAGCGCGTCCTCACCTACTGGCTAGATCGTGGCGTTGCCGGCTTTCGCATCGATGCCGTGCCCTGGTGCTTCGAGGTGGTGCCCGATGCTCAGGGTCGGTACCCTGACGAGCCGCTGAGCGGCTATACGGATGACCCAGATGATTCGTCCTACCTGAAGCACATATATACTCAGGATCTGCCCGAAACCGTGGACATGGTGTATCAGTGGCGGCAGCTGCTCGATGATTACAAGCGCATACATGGCGGCGATACGCGCGTCCTTATGGTGGAGACCTATTCGGGCCTGGACTATGTCATGCAGTTCTATGGCAATCGCACCACAAAGGGCGCTCAAATACccttcaattttcaatttattgtcGGCGGGCAAGGCGATAAGAACAACACTCAACTGAATGCTGTCGGCTTTGTGAAGATAATTAATAGTTGGCTAACCCAGATGCCAGCGGGCCAGACAGCAAACTGGGTG ATGGGAAACCACGACCAGCGTCGCGTGGGCAGTCGCTATGGAGAGGATCGCATCGATTTGATGAATATGCTGCAAATGTTTTTGCCTGGGGTGAGCATTACGTACCAGGGTGAGGAGTTGGGCATGACGGATCTGGATATAAGCTGGGAAGACACGCGTGATCCGGCTGCCTGCAATTCTAATGAGAACATTTACGAGCAGTTCACGCGTGATCCTGCTAGAACACCCTTCCAGTGGAGCAGCGAACAGAACGCCGGCTTCTCCAGCAACAGCACCACCTGGCTACCCATCAATCCGAACTATGTGACGGTCAATGTAGAGACAGAGAGTGCAGCCGACTCCAGTCACCTCAAGCTGTACAAGCTGCTCGTGCAGCTGCGTCAGTCCAAGACACTCCAGTACGGAGCCACTCGTTATGCAGCCGTCAATGACAACGTGGTGGCCATCAAGAGATCGCTAAGTGGACAGCCCACCTATGTGCTGGTTGCCAATGTGCTGGGTACCAGTGTCAGCGGCGTAGACGTGGCCAGCGCGCTCTATGCCTCCGGCAGCTACAAGATAACGCTACTCAATCCGCAAGCCCAGGCAGTCGTGGG CGCCAGCGTCACGTTGAACAGCCTGAGCTTGCCGCCATATGCGGCTCTGATTGTGGAATCTGTTTAG
- the Mal-A5 gene encoding maltase A3, which yields MLISVRALLMLLLLQYIGPALSQPYPNYHADFVDIDHRRTEPKWWQTGAFYQIYPRSFKDSNGDGVGDLNGIADRLPYLKELGITATWLSPIFSSPMADFGYDIANFTEIAPIFGTMSDFERLMKTAKQLDMKIILDFVPNHSSDECDWFKRSVAGEAEYKDFYVWHAGRMVNGTRQPPSNWLSVFRGSAWEWHETRKEYYLHQFLKKQPDLNYRNPKVRETMKNVLRFWLAKGVAGFRIDAVPSVFEIAPDAAGQYRDEPRNDWVNDPDDYGYLQHIYTVDQPETLAMVYEWRAVLDEFKDGDERILLAETYSPIDIVMQYYGNATAEGAQLPFNFLLITEISNKSNAVDYAQTIQKWLQHMPQGRTANWVLGNHDQSRVGSRLGADRVDMLNMLITTLPGASVTYQGEELGMTDVWISWKDTVDPSACNTNASIYEHFSRDPERTPFQWSGDADAGFSNASKTWLPIAGDYKQVNVDQERQQPQSHLNIYKDLLQLKRTEKTMQLGNIEVKALSGAVLAVKRFRENDFTYVTLLNIFDGFETVNLNQSFSDLTAQMKVVLVSGNSKRKVDDLIDSSSLQLLPKESLILRSTSTYYTYYVNGEHRKLPVLGIYLVLAQVALYLNYCQVLALNRRW from the exons ATGCTTATCTCAGTGAGAGctttgctgatgctgctgctgctgcagtatATTGGCCCGGCGTTGAGTCAGCCCTATCCCAACTATCATGCGGACTTTGTGGACATCGATCACCGTAGAACTGAGCCCAAGTGGTGGCAAACCGGCGCCTTCTATCAAATCTATCCAAGGTCATTTAAGGACAGCAACGGCGACGGCGTGGGCGATCTGAACG GCATTGCGGATCGTCTGCCATATCTGAAGGAATTGGGCATTACGGCTACTTGGCTATCGCCCATATTTAGCTCGCCCATGGCGGACTTTGGCTACGACATTGCCAACTTCACCGAGATAGCGCCTATCTTTGGCACGATGTCCGACTTCGAGCGACTCATGAAGACCGCCAAGCAGCTGGatatgaaaatcattttggactttgtgcccaatcACTCGAGCGATGAGTGCGACTGGTTCAAGCGATCGGTGGCAGGCGAGGCAGAGTACAAGGATTTCTATGTTTGGCATGCCGGGCGTATGGTCAACGGCACTCGCCAACCGCCTAGCAACTGGTTGAGCGTGTTCCGCGGCTCCGCCTGGGAGTGGCATGAGACTCGCAAAGAGTATTATCTTCATCAATTTCTCAAAAAGCAGCCCGATCTTAACTATCGAAATCCCAAAGTGCGGGAGACCATGAAG AATGTGCTGCGCTTTTGGTTGGCCAAGGGCGTTGCCGGCTTTCGCATTGATGCAGTGCCAAGCGTGTTTGAGATAGCGCCCGATGCTGCGGGTCAGTATCGCGATGAACCGCGCAACGATTGGGTCAATGATCCCGATGACTACGGGTATCTGCAGCACATCTATACGGTGGATCAGCCAGAGACACTGGCCATGGTGTACGAATGGCGTGCCGTGCTCGATGAGTTCAAAGATGGCGACGAGCGAATATTGTTGGCGGAGACCTACTCACCCATCGATATTGTGATGCAGTACTATGGCAATGCAACGGCTGAGGGTGCTCAGCTGCCGTTCAACTTTCTGCTGATAACCGAAATCTCAAACAAGTCGAACGCGGTGGACTATGCTCAAACCATACAAAAGTGGCTACAGCACATGCCGCAGGGTCGCACAGCCAACTGGGTG TTGGGCAATCACGATCAGTCGCGTGTGGGCTCGCGTCTTGGCGCAGATCGCGTGGATATGTTGAATATGCTGATCACCACTTTGCCGGGCGCCAGTGTAACCTATCAGGGCGAGGAGCTGGGCATGACAGATGTGTGGATATCATGGAAGGACACTGTTGATCCCTCGGCCTGCAATACCAATGCCAGCATCTATGAACATTTCTCACGTGATCCCGAGCGCACACCCTTCCAGTGGAGCGGCGATGCCGATGCCGGTTTCAGCAATGCCAGCAAGACATGGCTGCCCATTGCCGGGGATTACAAGCAAGTTAACGTGGACCAAGAGCGCCAACAGCCACAGAGCCATCTCAATATCTACAAGGATTTGCTGCAACTCAAACGAACAGAGAAAACTATGCAACTGGGCAATATTGAGGTAAAGGCCTTAAGTGGAGCAGTTCTGGCCGTAAAACG CTTCCGAGAGAATGACTTCACCTATGTAACATTGCTAAACATCTTCGATGGCTTTGAAACAGTTAATCTGAATCAGAGCTTTTCTGATTTGACAGCTCAAATGAAGGTGGTGCTGGTATCAGGCAACTCCAAGCGTAAAGTGGA TGATCTCATCGATAGTAGCTCTCTGCAGCTGCTTCCCAAGGAGTCGTTGATTCTGAGAAGCACATCCACTTATTACACGTACTATGTGAATGGAGAACATCGTAAGTTGCCGGTGCTCGGCATTTATCTGGTGTTGGCTCAAGTGGCGCTCTATCTGAACTATTGTCAAGTTCTTGCACTCAATCGCAGGTGGTAG
- the Mal-A4 gene encoding maltase A3, translated as MTTWSSIALLLGLGLLAVDAAAPWWQTASFYQIYPRSFKDSDGDGIGDLNGVTEKLEYLKEIGVTATWLSPFLRSPMADFGYDISDFKEVDPLFGTMEDFENMVARAKQLNVKIILDFVPNHSSDECDWFIRSAAGEEKYKDYYIWHPGFLENGERKPPTNWVSVFRGSAWEWHEGRQEYYLHQFHKKQPDFNFRNPVVREEMNNVLRFWLEKGVDGFRVDAIYHAFEVEADANGNYPDEPRNDWTNDPDEYGYTHKIYTVDQPETPHLVYEWREILEQFQKENGGDERILMVETWSPIEIVMHYYGNETAEGAQIPFNFQLISNLHMDSDAYHYEYLINNWLSLMPTGKSANWVIGNHDKNRVGSRFGADRVDLFNILLLTLPGCSITYQGEELGMLDGYVSWEDTVDPQACNGYEENYMAMSRDPARTPMHWTNGKLAGFTSGSDTWLPVAQDYAQRNVQTERGAPLSHLNVFKRLQQLRQEPTIEQGATEVKAVSGYVLAVKRYLSGNYVYISLFNIFDNIENVNLNDVFSGLPDNFQYALVTDKSIKQLGDKVSASSVTLMPHEAVVLRSTTTI; from the exons ATGACTACTTGGTCTAGCATTGCCTTACTACTGGGATTAGGCCTGTTAGCCGTGGATGCGGCTGCGCCCTGGTGGCAGACGGCTTCCTTCTATCAGATCTATCCCCGCTCTTTTAAGGATAGCGATGGAGATGGCATTGGCGATCTGAATGGAGTTACCGAGAAGCTGGAGTATCTGAAGGAGATTGGCGTGACAGCGACTTGGTTATCGCCATTCCTGCGCTCACCTATGGCTGACTTTGGATACGATATATCGGACTTTAAGGAAGTGGATCCTCTCTTCGGCACAATGGAAGACTTTGAGAACATGGTAGCACGTGCCAAGCAGCTAAATGTTAAAATCATCttggactttgtgcccaatcATTCGAGCGACGAATGCGACTGGTTCATTCGCTCTGCTGCCGGTGAAGAGAAGTACAAGGACTATTACATCTGGCATCCGGGCTTTTTGGAGAACGGTGAACGCAAGCCGCCAACCAACTGGGTGAGCGTATTCCGTGGCTCGGCTTGGGAGTGGCATGAGGGACGCCAGGAGTACTATCTGCATCAGTTCCACAAGAAGCAGCCGGACTTTAACTTCCGCAATCCCGTCGTCCGCGAGGAAATGAACAATGTTCTGCGTTTCTGGCTGGAGAAGGGCGTCGACGGCTTCCGCGTGGACGCCATATATCATGCCTTCGAGGTTGAAGCCGATGCGAATGGCAACTACCCGGACGAGCCTCGCAACGACTGGACCAATGATCCCGACGAGTACGGCTACACCCACAAAATCTATACAGTCGACCAGCCCGAGACGCCACATTTAGTGTACGAATGGCGTGAGATTCTGGAACAGTTCCAGAAGGAGAACGGCGGTGACGAACG CATACTCATGGTGGAGACTTGGTCCCCGATTGAGATTGTGATGCACTACTATGGCAACGAGACAGCAGAGGGCGCACAGATACCCTTCAATTTCCAGCTGATAAGCAATCTGCACATGGACTCCGATGCCTATCACTACGAGTACTTGATCAACAACTGGCTATCGCTAATGCCGACAGGCAAGAGTGCCAACTGGGTG ATTGGCAATCACGATAAGAACCGCGTCGGTTCACGGTTTGGAGCTGATCGCGTTGATCTGTTCAACATTTTATTGCTCACGCTGCCCGGCTGCAGTATCACCTACCAGGGCGAGGAGCTGGGCATGCTAGATGGCTATGTCTCGTGGGAAGATACAGTGGATCCGCAGGCCTGCAATGGGTACGAGGAGAATTACATGGCGATGTCCCGGGATCCCGCTAGAACGCCCATGCACTGGACGAACGGTAAGTTGGCTGGTTTcaccagcggcagcgacaCCTGGCTGCCAGTTGCCCAGGACTATGCCCAGCGCAATGTGCAGACAGAGCGCGGTGCCCCGCTCAGCCATTTAAATGTCTTCAAGCGTCTGCAGCAGCTACGCCAGGAGCCAACCATTGAGCAGGGAGCCACTGAGGTAAAGGCTGTCAGTGGCTATGTCTTGGCGGTTAAGCG CTATCTGAGTGGCAATTACGTGTACATATCACTCTTTAACATTTTCGataatattgaaaatgtgAATCTGAATGACGTATTCAGCGGACTGCCTGACAATTTCCAGTATGCCCTGGTCACCGACAAGTCCATCAAGCAGCTGGGCGACAAGGTCTCCGCCAGCAGTGTCACGCTTATGCCCCACGAAGCCGTTGTTCTGCGCTCCACAACAACTATCTAA